A region from the Pseudonocardia petroleophila genome encodes:
- a CDS encoding ATP-binding protein, whose protein sequence is MLRGRRDEHETLRQLLVRARDGHSGVLVLRGEAGIGKTALLQDLGAGAGHGFRTENVVGMESEAEFAFAGLHQLCAPLLARSRALPEPQQAALGVAFGLRDGAAPDRFLVGLAILNLLAEVAEDGPLLCVVDDAQWLDQASAQVLAFVARRVVAERVVLLFALRDRGHGDAGQGDPGDVDAFTGLPELRLSGLADTEARTLLATGVGTSLDDEVRDRIVAEARGNPLALLELPRGVERAQLVGGFELPDVVSVPRRIEDVYRQRSDSLPAATRLLLLVAAAEPTGEAALLWRAAAHLDLTAEAAAPAEAADLVEIDIRVRFRHPLVRSAVYQAATPPDRRRAHHALAAATDAQRDPDRRAWHRAQAVLGTDEETAAELERSAGRARARGGLAAAAAFLHRAAELTPEPARRGARTLDAAHTMHEAGGSAVAAQLLEVAAQGPLDDVAGARAQLLRARIAFHLTRGAEVPGMLLDAATRLAPLDPALSRETYLHAIDAAMIVSGSGDGRDLQKVAEAATAAPASPGPPGLADLLFDGLVTMFTHGYAAGVPGLRRAVEAFRSEGSTGDADGRRWLWLASRAAGGLLDSEMAQLLAERNVRVTREAGAVAALPGALVFLSATQVTQGNFGYAAELAAESEAITQATGAAPQHYAQLLLSAWRGRRTETVELHAAMVREAARPTGTLVALAYYALSVLHNGHGDYPAALAVGERACDAHELTHGSTALPEFIEAAVRAGEPERAADALERLCARAQASGTPFALGLAARSRALTGTGPAAEEDYREAVDRLKNSRAATHLARTHLLYGEWLRREGRRQDAREQLRTAHEMLSDMGAEAFADRAARELRATGEHPRGRTAQPTDALTAQELQIARLVATGATSREVGTQLFLSPRTIEAHLRSVFRKLGITSRRQLRDLPLP, encoded by the coding sequence ATGCTCCGGGGTCGGCGCGACGAGCACGAGACGCTTCGGCAGCTGCTCGTCCGGGCTCGGGACGGGCACAGCGGGGTGCTGGTGCTGCGGGGTGAGGCCGGCATCGGCAAGACCGCGTTGCTGCAGGACCTCGGGGCCGGGGCCGGGCACGGGTTCCGCACGGAGAACGTCGTGGGGATGGAGTCCGAGGCGGAGTTCGCCTTTGCGGGACTGCATCAGCTGTGTGCGCCGTTGCTGGCGCGGTCCCGGGCGCTGCCCGAGCCGCAGCAGGCCGCCCTGGGGGTGGCGTTCGGCCTGCGTGACGGGGCTGCGCCGGACCGGTTCCTGGTGGGTCTGGCGATCCTGAACCTGCTGGCCGAGGTCGCCGAGGACGGGCCGCTGCTGTGCGTGGTGGACGACGCGCAGTGGCTGGACCAGGCGTCCGCCCAGGTCCTGGCGTTCGTGGCGCGGCGGGTGGTTGCCGAGCGTGTGGTGCTGCTGTTCGCGCTGCGGGATCGGGGCCATGGCGACGCCGGCCAGGGCGATCCCGGCGACGTCGACGCGTTCACTGGGTTGCCGGAGCTGCGCCTGTCCGGGCTCGCCGACACGGAGGCTCGGACGTTGCTGGCCACCGGGGTCGGCACATCGCTCGACGACGAGGTCCGCGACCGTATCGTCGCCGAGGCGCGGGGCAACCCCCTGGCTCTTCTGGAGCTGCCCCGGGGTGTCGAGCGGGCTCAGCTGGTCGGCGGGTTCGAGCTGCCGGACGTGGTGAGCGTTCCGCGGCGCATCGAGGACGTCTACCGGCAGCGCTCGGACAGCCTGCCGGCGGCGACGCGGCTGCTGCTCCTGGTCGCCGCGGCGGAGCCGACCGGTGAGGCGGCGTTGCTGTGGCGCGCGGCCGCGCACCTGGACCTCACGGCCGAGGCGGCGGCCCCGGCCGAGGCCGCCGACCTGGTGGAGATCGACATACGGGTGCGGTTCCGGCATCCGCTGGTCCGCTCGGCGGTCTACCAGGCCGCCACCCCGCCGGACCGCCGCCGCGCGCACCACGCCCTGGCCGCCGCGACCGATGCGCAGCGCGATCCCGATCGGCGGGCCTGGCACCGTGCGCAGGCCGTGCTCGGCACCGACGAGGAGACCGCCGCCGAGCTGGAGCGATCAGCCGGGCGGGCCCGCGCCCGCGGCGGGTTGGCCGCGGCGGCGGCGTTCCTGCACCGCGCGGCCGAGCTGACCCCGGAGCCGGCCCGCCGTGGGGCACGAACACTCGACGCCGCGCACACCATGCACGAGGCGGGCGGGTCCGCGGTCGCGGCGCAGCTGCTGGAGGTCGCGGCGCAGGGACCGCTGGACGACGTGGCGGGCGCCCGCGCCCAGTTGCTGCGCGCCCGGATCGCGTTCCACCTGACGCGGGGCGCCGAGGTGCCGGGCATGCTGCTGGACGCCGCGACCAGGCTCGCCCCGCTGGACCCGGCGCTGTCGCGGGAGACCTACCTCCACGCCATCGATGCCGCGATGATCGTCAGCGGTTCCGGCGACGGCCGGGACTTGCAGAAGGTGGCCGAGGCCGCCACCGCGGCGCCCGCATCGCCCGGGCCGCCGGGCCTAGCCGATCTGTTGTTCGACGGGCTCGTGACGATGTTCACGCACGGGTACGCCGCCGGCGTGCCCGGACTGCGCCGGGCGGTGGAAGCGTTCCGCAGCGAGGGATCCACGGGTGACGCGGACGGCCGCCGCTGGCTGTGGCTGGCCAGCCGCGCTGCGGGCGGGCTCCTCGACTCCGAGATGGCCCAGCTGCTGGCCGAGCGCAACGTCCGCGTCACCCGCGAGGCCGGCGCGGTGGCGGCGCTCCCGGGCGCACTCGTCTTCCTGTCCGCGACGCAGGTGACCCAGGGCAATTTCGGGTACGCCGCCGAGCTCGCCGCCGAGAGCGAGGCGATCACGCAGGCCACCGGGGCAGCGCCGCAGCACTACGCCCAGCTCCTCCTGTCGGCCTGGCGCGGCCGCCGCACCGAGACCGTCGAGCTGCACGCGGCCATGGTCCGGGAGGCGGCCCGGCCTACGGGCACCCTGGTCGCACTGGCCTACTACGCGCTGTCGGTGCTCCACAACGGCCACGGCGACTACCCGGCCGCCCTGGCCGTCGGGGAGCGGGCCTGCGATGCCCACGAACTGACGCATGGCAGCACGGCGCTGCCCGAGTTCATCGAGGCGGCGGTCCGGGCCGGCGAGCCGGAGCGGGCGGCCGACGCCCTGGAGCGGCTCTGCGCGCGGGCGCAGGCGAGCGGTACCCCGTTCGCGCTCGGGCTCGCGGCCCGCTCGCGCGCGTTGACCGGCACCGGGCCGGCCGCGGAGGAGGACTACCGGGAAGCCGTCGACCGGCTCAAGAACAGCCGGGCCGCCACGCACCTCGCCCGCACCCATCTCCTCTACGGCGAGTGGCTGCGTCGCGAAGGCCGTCGCCAGGACGCCCGCGAGCAGCTCCGCACCGCCCACGAGATGCTCTCCGACATGGGCGCGGAGGCGTTCGCCGACCGCGCCGCACGCGAGCTGCGCGCGACCGGCGAGCACCCGCGCGGCCGGACCGCGCAGCCGACCGATGCGCTCACCGCCCAGGAGCTGCAGATCG
- a CDS encoding alpha/beta fold hydrolase, translating to MTEFLELDGGRLAYDVIGDGPLIVLAHGMGDNRSAYRDMAARLVDAGYRVACVDQRGHGGSSSGWTSYTRTDSAGDLLAVVRHLGGPAVIVGHSFTGGSATIAAAREPELVIAIVLISPFTRVQQIDLWGLVSRARYRRGVLLLIGAALFRSVGLWRRYVEHAYPGSRPPGFAEHLAELDAQLRRPGRMAVVSRMGMSAPSDAGARLGDIRCPALVIEGSLDPDWPDARAEGEGIVAAMPPGLARVEMIDGAGHYPHVQFPAEVVTAVLAFLGARAQGPHGRPERRGA from the coding sequence GTGACCGAGTTCCTGGAACTGGACGGTGGACGGCTCGCCTACGACGTGATCGGTGACGGACCGCTGATCGTGCTGGCCCACGGCATGGGCGACAACCGGAGCGCCTACCGCGACATGGCCGCACGGCTGGTCGACGCGGGGTACCGCGTCGCGTGCGTGGACCAGCGCGGCCACGGCGGGTCCAGCAGTGGCTGGACCTCCTACACCCGCACCGACTCGGCGGGCGACCTGCTCGCGGTGGTCCGGCACCTGGGCGGCCCGGCCGTGATCGTGGGCCACTCGTTCACCGGCGGCTCGGCCACGATCGCGGCCGCCCGGGAGCCGGAGCTGGTCATCGCCATCGTGCTGATCAGCCCGTTCACTCGGGTACAGCAGATCGACCTCTGGGGACTCGTCTCCCGGGCCCGCTACCGCAGGGGGGTGCTGCTGCTCATAGGTGCGGCGCTGTTCCGCAGTGTCGGGCTGTGGCGACGCTACGTCGAGCACGCCTACCCCGGGTCCCGGCCCCCGGGTTTCGCCGAACACCTCGCCGAACTCGACGCCCAGCTGCGCCGGCCCGGTCGGATGGCGGTGGTGAGCAGGATGGGCATGTCCGCGCCGAGCGACGCCGGCGCCCGGCTCGGGGACATCCGGTGTCCCGCACTCGTCATCGAGGGCTCGCTGGACCCCGACTGGCCCGATGCCCGCGCCGAGGGCGAGGGCATCGTGGCCGCCATGCCGCCGGGCCTGGCCCGGGTCGAGATGATCGACGGGGCCGGCCACTACCCGCACGTGCAGTTCCCGGCCGAGGTGGTCACCGCGGTCCTGGCCTTCCTCGGGGCGCGAGCCCAGGGGCCACACGGCCGTCCGGAACGGCGCGGTGCGTGA
- a CDS encoding CPBP family intramembrane glutamic endopeptidase, with protein sequence MPLRDRRSVAVFLALAFTLAWLVALPLWFGDGLATPWFPLVAVAVMTTPAIAALVVVFFVERPQHKARTLGLWPLTPARRMFGYAALGIVVPIALVLVALPVGALFGVYPADFVNFSAFRQLLDARAAGADELPISPGALVALQLATLPLAAFVNLLPALGEELGWRGWLLPKLMPLGALPAILISGVVWGAWHAPLILLGYNYPAAAGWLGMTSMIVMCTLVGAVFGWLRLRSGSVWPAALAHAAFNGAAGTFLLFAQAGAPIDTTQATILGWSGWIVPLVLVVVLVATGQFADAGALPRPGPTRTSDAQQ encoded by the coding sequence ATGCCCCTCCGCGACCGGCGATCCGTCGCCGTTTTCCTCGCCCTTGCGTTCACGCTCGCCTGGCTGGTCGCGCTCCCGCTCTGGTTCGGTGACGGCCTCGCCACCCCCTGGTTCCCGCTCGTGGCCGTCGCGGTGATGACGACTCCGGCAATCGCCGCCCTCGTCGTCGTGTTCTTCGTCGAGCGGCCGCAGCACAAGGCGCGGACGCTGGGGCTGTGGCCGCTGACACCGGCCCGGAGAATGTTCGGCTACGCGGCACTGGGGATCGTCGTGCCCATCGCGCTCGTCCTGGTCGCGCTCCCGGTCGGCGCGCTGTTCGGCGTCTACCCGGCCGATTTCGTGAACTTCTCCGCGTTCCGGCAGCTCCTCGACGCGCGGGCCGCCGGAGCGGACGAGCTGCCGATCTCCCCCGGAGCGCTCGTCGCGCTCCAGCTCGCCACGCTCCCGCTCGCGGCGTTCGTCAACCTCCTCCCCGCGCTCGGGGAGGAACTCGGATGGCGAGGGTGGCTGCTCCCGAAACTGATGCCCCTCGGCGCACTCCCGGCCATCCTGATCTCGGGCGTGGTCTGGGGCGCCTGGCACGCTCCACTCATCCTGCTCGGGTACAACTACCCGGCCGCGGCGGGCTGGCTCGGCATGACCTCGATGATCGTCATGTGCACCCTGGTCGGCGCGGTCTTCGGTTGGCTGCGGCTGCGATCGGGATCGGTGTGGCCGGCGGCCCTCGCCCATGCCGCGTTCAACGGAGCGGCCGGGACGTTCCTGCTGTTCGCCCAGGCCGGGGCGCCCATCGACACAACGCAGGCGACGATCCTCGGCTGGAGCGGGTGGATCGTCCCGCTCGTGCTCGTCGTGGTCCTCGTCGCCACCGGACAGTTCGCGGACGCCGGTGCGCTTCCTCGCCCGGGACCGACTCGAACGTCGGATGCTCAGCAGTGA
- a CDS encoding LLM class flavin-dependent oxidoreductase yields MTPTSFGIMTAPMQVDYHDVLRVWREADTIPEIEHAWLFDHLMPIGGDPDGPILEGWTLLSALAAQTERLRLGLLVTSNRFRSPAVLAKIATTVDIVSGGRLDLGIGAGSRPSVPMARREYEAHGLTYHDAAHAVGSLAEACTIIRRLWTETEPFDVDGTYHHLTGAFGNPKPVQRPHPPILIGGRAAATLRVAAEHADVWNIPGGDIADAVRRSALLDRFCADIGRDPAAITRSILLPVSYERPTTTREAIGRATGAGFRHIVLGLPTPYPAHVAQWAADELITT; encoded by the coding sequence ATGACACCCACGAGCTTCGGGATCATGACGGCGCCGATGCAGGTCGACTACCACGACGTCCTGCGGGTCTGGCGCGAGGCGGACACGATCCCCGAGATCGAGCACGCCTGGCTGTTCGACCACCTCATGCCGATCGGCGGCGACCCGGACGGACCGATCCTCGAAGGCTGGACCCTGCTCTCCGCCCTCGCCGCGCAGACCGAACGGCTGCGCCTCGGGCTGCTCGTCACCAGCAACCGCTTCCGGTCGCCTGCGGTACTGGCCAAGATCGCCACGACCGTCGACATCGTCTCCGGCGGACGGCTCGACCTCGGCATCGGCGCGGGCTCACGACCGAGCGTCCCCATGGCCCGCCGCGAGTATGAGGCCCACGGCCTGACCTATCACGACGCCGCCCACGCGGTGGGCAGCCTCGCCGAGGCGTGCACGATCATCCGCCGGCTGTGGACCGAGACCGAGCCGTTCGACGTCGACGGCACCTACCACCACCTCACCGGAGCGTTCGGCAACCCCAAGCCCGTCCAACGGCCCCACCCGCCGATCCTCATCGGCGGACGGGCGGCCGCGACGCTGCGCGTGGCCGCCGAACACGCCGACGTGTGGAACATCCCCGGCGGCGACATCGCCGACGCCGTCCGGCGCAGCGCGCTGCTGGACCGCTTCTGCGCCGACATCGGTCGCGACCCCGCGGCGATCACCCGCTCGATCCTCCTGCCGGTCTCCTACGAACGGCCCACCACCACCCGGGAGGCGATCGGCCGGGCCACCGGCGCCGGCTTCCGGCACATCGTCCTGGGACTGCCGACCCCCTACCCCGCCCACGTCGCCCAATGGGCCGCCGATGAGCTCATCACGACCTGA
- a CDS encoding aldo/keto reductase yields the protein MQYRNLGRTGVQVSSLALGAMNFGAIGRTTQDEVTALVDAAIEGGINLIDTADAYSRGQSEEMVGRAITGRRDDIVLATKASLPMGDERNHRGGSRRWLITALDDSLRRLGADYVDLFQIHRWDPATSDKETLSALTDLQRAGKIRYFGSSTFPAYRVVEAQWAARDHHLSRYVTEQPSYSILQRGAETHVLPVTERYGLGVLAWSPLASGWLSGAVRAGHDITTSRSTFMPQRFDTTIAANRAKLDAVEQLAKVADQAGLSLIQLALGFVAAHPAVTSAIIGPRTPEHLRSQLAAADTALSHDLLDAIDAIVAPGVDLAAHEKNDTPPALLDPTLRRRS from the coding sequence ATGCAGTACCGCAACCTGGGACGCACCGGCGTGCAGGTCAGCAGCCTCGCGCTCGGCGCGATGAACTTCGGCGCGATCGGGCGCACAACCCAGGACGAGGTGACGGCCCTCGTCGACGCCGCGATCGAGGGCGGCATCAACCTGATCGACACCGCCGACGCCTACAGCCGCGGCCAGTCCGAGGAGATGGTCGGCCGCGCCATCACCGGCCGACGCGACGACATCGTGCTGGCCACCAAGGCGAGCCTGCCGATGGGCGACGAGCGCAACCACCGGGGTGGCTCGCGCCGCTGGCTGATCACCGCCCTGGACGACAGCCTGCGCCGCCTCGGTGCCGACTACGTCGATCTCTTCCAGATCCACCGGTGGGACCCGGCCACCAGTGACAAGGAGACGCTGTCCGCGCTGACCGACCTGCAGCGCGCCGGAAAGATCCGCTACTTCGGCTCCTCGACCTTCCCGGCCTACCGCGTCGTGGAGGCCCAGTGGGCTGCTAGGGACCATCACCTGAGCCGGTACGTCACCGAGCAGCCCAGCTACTCGATCCTGCAGCGCGGCGCGGAGACGCACGTGCTGCCCGTTACCGAACGCTACGGACTCGGCGTGCTGGCCTGGAGCCCGCTGGCGTCGGGCTGGCTCTCCGGCGCGGTCCGCGCGGGCCACGACATCACCACGAGCCGCTCGACGTTCATGCCGCAGCGCTTCGACACCACGATCGCCGCCAACCGGGCCAAGCTCGACGCCGTCGAGCAGCTCGCGAAGGTCGCCGACCAGGCCGGCCTGAGCCTGATCCAGCTCGCGCTCGGCTTCGTCGCGGCGCACCCGGCGGTGACCAGCGCGATCATCGGCCCCCGCACACCGGAGCACCTGCGATCCCAGCTCGCCGCCGCGGACACAGCGCTCTCCCATGACCTGCTCGACGCGATCGACGCGATCGTCGCGCCCGGCGTCGACCTCGCCGCCCACGAGAAGAACGACACCCCACCGGCCCTGCTCGACCCGACGCTGCGACGGCGCTCATGA
- a CDS encoding TetR/AcrR family transcriptional regulator: protein MADTDGRAPRKRADARRNQLALLDAAATVFVTSGVQAPVRDIAAAAGVGMGTIYRHFPTRADLIVAVYRHQVEACAEAGPALLANTATPYTALANWMDHFVDFLVTKHGLAAALQSDGLDALHTYFLDRLVPVCAQLLDAAAGAGEIRTDVAAYELMRGVGNLCVGVGDDTRYDARHLVELLISGLRRQG from the coding sequence GTGGCCGACACCGACGGGCGGGCCCCCCGGAAGCGGGCCGACGCCCGGCGCAATCAGCTGGCCCTCCTGGACGCGGCGGCAACCGTGTTCGTCACCTCGGGAGTACAGGCACCGGTACGTGACATCGCGGCCGCGGCCGGCGTCGGGATGGGCACGATCTACCGCCACTTCCCCACCCGGGCCGACCTGATCGTCGCCGTCTACCGGCACCAGGTCGAGGCCTGTGCCGAGGCCGGCCCGGCGCTGCTGGCGAACACCGCCACGCCGTACACCGCGCTGGCGAACTGGATGGACCACTTCGTCGACTTCCTCGTCACCAAGCACGGACTTGCCGCAGCGCTGCAGTCCGACGGCCTCGACGCGCTGCACACGTACTTTCTCGACCGCCTGGTGCCCGTGTGCGCCCAGTTGCTCGACGCCGCCGCCGGCGCCGGCGAGATCCGTACCGACGTCGCCGCCTACGAGCTGATGCGCGGCGTCGGCAACCTCTGCGTCGGGGTCGGCGACGACACCCGCTACGACGCCCGCCACCTGGTCGAACTACTCATCTCGGGGCTACGTCGACAGGGCTAG
- a CDS encoding IS481 family transposase, with product MAHRNARLTVHGRKLLVDRVLSGRPVAHVVAEMGVSRPTGYKWVARYRAEGDAGLCDRPSRAHRIPHRTGTEVETQIIELRRARKLGPARIGPLLDMPASTVHAVLTRHGLSRLAWMDRPTDTVIRRYERDRPGELVHVDVKKLGRLRDGGGWKVHGRDSLVHRRARSGPRVGFDYVHAAIDDHTRIAYAEIHPDEKAGTCAGFLRRAAAALAEHGIDRIERVMTDNAMAYRRSAAWNDALAELGASARFTRRYRPQTNGKAERFNRTMLEEWAYQRPFTSNTDRAQALPGWLHTYNHHRGHTALGGLPPISRVNNPPGHYS from the coding sequence ATGGCCCACCGTAATGCCCGCCTGACCGTTCACGGCCGCAAGCTCCTCGTCGACCGGGTTCTGTCCGGTCGGCCCGTCGCCCACGTCGTCGCCGAGATGGGAGTGTCCCGCCCGACCGGCTACAAATGGGTCGCCCGCTACCGCGCCGAAGGCGACGCCGGGCTCTGCGACCGACCCAGCCGCGCCCACCGGATCCCGCACCGCACCGGTACCGAAGTCGAAACCCAGATCATCGAGCTGCGGCGCGCCCGCAAGCTTGGGCCCGCCCGGATCGGGCCGCTGCTGGACATGCCCGCCTCGACCGTGCACGCCGTGCTGACCCGGCACGGGCTGTCCCGGCTGGCCTGGATGGACCGCCCCACCGACACAGTGATCCGCCGCTACGAACGCGACCGCCCCGGCGAGCTGGTCCACGTCGATGTCAAGAAACTCGGCCGCCTCCGCGACGGAGGCGGATGGAAAGTCCACGGCCGCGACAGCTTGGTGCACCGCCGAGCCCGCTCAGGGCCACGGGTCGGGTTCGACTACGTCCACGCCGCGATCGATGACCACACCCGCATCGCCTACGCCGAGATCCACCCCGACGAGAAAGCCGGCACCTGTGCCGGGTTCCTGCGCCGCGCCGCCGCAGCACTAGCCGAGCACGGGATCGACCGGATCGAGCGGGTCATGACCGACAACGCCATGGCCTACCGCCGCTCCGCGGCCTGGAACGACGCCCTGGCCGAACTCGGCGCGAGCGCCCGGTTCACCCGCCGTTACCGACCCCAGACCAACGGCAAAGCCGAACGGTTCAACCGGACCATGCTCGAGGAATGGGCCTACCAACGCCCGTTCACCAGCAACACCGACCGGGCCCAGGCCTTGCCCGGATGGTTACACACCTACAACCATCACCGCGGACACACCGCGCTCGGAGGTCTCCCACCTATCAGCCGGGTCAACAACCCGCCTGGGCATTACAGCTAG
- a CDS encoding SDR family oxidoreductase codes for MDRDSRGCRFGDEESARAVKENGAATVAKGRMGRPEEAAAVVAFLASEQSTYVVGANIDVDGGTNQI; via the coding sequence ATGGATCGAGATTCCCGGGGGTGCCGCTTCGGCGACGAGGAGTCCGCCCGGGCCGTCAAGGAGAACGGCGCCGCGACCGTGGCCAAGGGCCGCATGGGTCGGCCTGAGGAGGCCGCCGCCGTCGTGGCCTTCCTGGCCTCCGAACAGAGCACCTATGTCGTCGGCGCGAACATTGACGTCGACGGTGGCACGAACCAGATCTAG
- a CDS encoding alpha/beta hydrolase family protein, protein MSPAISRRSAGRGLHPRPRPGHHLVLRPHHRHRPAVVPSLPHLDPARLAPVTPITLTARDGLDLPCHLTLPVGVEPRDLPTVVLRHGEPWYRDSWGYDPELEFLANRGYAVLKVNFRGSTGYGKAHTQAAIGQFAGRMHDDVIDALDRAIAEGWTDRGRIAIYGNSYGGYAALVGAAFTPERFAAAISYTGMSDLVEMNRGVVPFARRSLVNTYVRYMGDPDVPEQEADLLARSPITRVDDITAPMLLVHGAHDPRVDRRHSDRVVEALRARGADVEYLLNEREGHWFVNPDSNIELYRTLERFLARTLGGRTTAAG, encoded by the coding sequence ATGTCTCCTGCGATCTCTCGGCGCAGCGCTGGTCGTGGACTGCACCCACGACCGCGACCCGGGCATCACCTGGTTCTACGACCACACCACCGGCACCGCCCGGCGGTTGTTCCGTCCCTACCGCACCTGGACCCCGCGCGGCTGGCCCCGGTCACCCCGATCACCCTCACAGCCCGCGACGGTCTGGACCTGCCGTGCCACCTGACCCTGCCGGTCGGGGTGGAGCCCCGTGACCTGCCGACCGTCGTGCTGCGGCACGGCGAGCCCTGGTACCGCGACAGTTGGGGCTACGACCCCGAGCTGGAGTTCCTGGCGAACCGCGGCTACGCCGTGCTGAAGGTGAACTTCCGCGGCTCCACCGGTTACGGCAAGGCCCACACCCAGGCCGCGATCGGCCAGTTCGCCGGCCGCATGCACGACGACGTCATCGACGCCCTGGACCGGGCCATCGCCGAGGGCTGGACCGACCGCGGCCGGATCGCGATCTACGGCAACTCCTACGGCGGCTACGCCGCGCTCGTCGGGGCCGCGTTCACCCCGGAACGCTTCGCCGCAGCCATCAGCTACACCGGGATGTCCGACCTCGTCGAGATGAACAGAGGCGTCGTCCCGTTCGCACGGCGCTCGCTGGTGAACACCTACGTGCGCTACATGGGCGACCCGGACGTCCCGGAGCAGGAGGCCGACCTGCTCGCCCGGTCCCCGATCACCCGGGTCGACGACATCACGGCGCCGATGCTGCTCGTCCACGGAGCCCACGACCCGCGGGTGGACCGCCGCCACTCCGACCGCGTGGTCGAGGCGTTGCGAGCCCGCGGCGCCGACGTCGAGTACCTGCTGAACGAGCGCGAGGGCCACTGGTTCGTCAACCCGGACAGCAACATCGAGCTGTACCGCACCCTGGAGCGGTTCCTCGCCCGCACCCTGGGCGGGCGAACCACGGCGGCGGGCTGA
- a CDS encoding DMT family transporter, which translates to MPYLLLAAAIALEVMATINLRLSDGFTRLVPSILVVIGYLGTFTLLSQVLKTGVPVGVAYGIWAAAGVALVAIIGAVFLGDGLTPVQIGGITLVIAGVLALELGAAH; encoded by the coding sequence GTGCCCTACCTGCTGCTCGCCGCCGCGATCGCTCTCGAGGTGATGGCGACGATCAACCTGCGGCTGTCCGACGGCTTCACCCGGCTCGTCCCGTCGATCCTGGTGGTGATCGGCTACCTCGGCACCTTCACCTTGCTCTCGCAGGTGCTCAAGACCGGGGTGCCGGTCGGCGTCGCCTACGGAATCTGGGCAGCCGCCGGAGTGGCGCTGGTCGCGATCATCGGCGCGGTGTTCCTGGGCGACGGCCTGACCCCGGTGCAGATCGGCGGCATCACGCTCGTCATCGCCGGTGTGCTCGCCCTGGAGCTCGGCGCCGCTCACTGA